The genome window AGCGGTCAAGAAAggtcaggaaaaaatataaattgttctGCCCAAGTAACTTACTGATCTGAAGAAAAATCCTCAAGGCTGCACCTTTTTCCAACTACCTATATACCCAAAGCACCAGGAGCACTGAGAAGGTAAGAAGGTATGTTAACTAAGTTCTGCTTTTCTTGCGATAATATTTGTAAGTCATTAAGAGAAATATAAGCAGTAATAAATAATATGATTTGAAGGCCTTTTTAAATGCTAGAAATTCTCAGATCTCACTATTGTTTTCAGAAACTCCTAGGAATTGAAAACTTTTGTTAAGAATCTCTGGACTGATGACCGCAAAATCTCAGCAAGGAGGTTATGGGGAGGGTGTATTTTCCAGGGGAGAGTACAGATGGTAGCATGCAATTCGTAGCAGCAGGTGCAAAACAAGTGGTATTTTGCTAATAATGCAAATAATGAATGCGAGTTCTAAGAAAGACAATTGTCAGCTACTGCAACTGAATTTTCTCTCTAGgagatatacattttttttttctttctgtaactaAATGTATTCTAGTATATTAATGAAGCCctaataattataatagcaaTTGTTCTGTGTATTAGTGCTCACATTTGTTATTGATGGGGCCATTCTTAATAATCTCAAATGCTAAGAGAATGAGAATTGCATTAGTTGGGTATAAATTAGATTCCATTAGGTTAATTCTGTAACTCTAGGAGAGTCACAGATCTTTTATAGCTCCAATTTCTCATGTGAAAAATGAGGATTATAACACTGCCTGTCTCacaggatttaaataaaatattgcagGAAAAGTACTTTACACAGTGCCTGTAGAGCACAGGGAATGCGCAACATACTTTAGTACTTAATTCATCATTACCTTTCTTTGTGTCTCTAgcgcacgcatacacacacacacacacacacacgcacgcacgtgcAATGTGtactgcatttcatttatttatttttcactattgCTGATAGAATAGTCCTCTCTCAGGGAAAGTTTCTGATTGAAGATGAGAGAAAAcgatccatttcttctttttatttccttctggggGTGGTCTTCTTTGAAATTCAGACAACAAGATTATTCCAAGGAAGAGGGCTTGGGCTGTACATCTGTCCTATGAAACAGGAAGACGGGGCAATGCAGTATTGAGGAACCACCATAACTTGGCCTCAAACCCAGGATTGTTCTAGTCCCAAATTCACCATTCTTGACTAATAGCCAAGAAAACCTTACACTTCACTGACCTCATCTAACAAAAGATAATATTATTAATACTTGTAGGGTAATAGCTGCTTATCTCCCGCAGGGATTTGCCGCACAGCTAGGGTAAGATAATGGGTGCACCGATACTTTGAAAGCATTCCAGTACTCTATCACAATGGCGGGTTTGATgactggtgaggatatggagtcTCTATCCTCTTGGAAACCAGCTGGAGCAGAGCAGGGATAGGCACTTCTGAGTATGGTAGTGTCTATGAGAATGGAATCAGTTTCTTGCCACCCTTCTCCCCAACGGGGCTCAAGATCCATGATCTCCAGAGTTAGCACAGAGTAACATTGGGTTACTTTGGTCCCATGTTTTAATTTTAGACAGTATCAAATAACTTCCTGTTGTGAATGTTAAAGGATTTAACATTGGGCTATGACTGGACAGCTAACCCAGGACAGTATTATCTACTGTTCAATAATCTGAAGTTGTGGAAGGGGTAGAGGGTTAGGTTTGAAGTGGGGAAGAATTCCACTGGAGCTGTTGACTTGGAAGCTCTatgctgggttttcttttttccttcccctccccctccttccccttcctgccttcccttcttACTTTTGCCTTGTATTTGGCTTTTTTACACTTTGCGTGGGGTGAATCTAATTTTCATTTAGATGGCCTGGCAGTGCGTTACTCCCCCAGTTCAGCCTCGTGACTGGGAGATGCcatgtgctgctgctgctgttttctgGGTCTGATATAATCCTGTGAATCTGAGTGTTAAGTAGAGTTCTCATTGCTGTGGCTTATTCTATTCCTTTCACCTCATTCCTGCAATCACATTCTCTAAATATTGGAGGGAATTATTCAACGCTCTCAATATTTAACCAACAATTTATCCCCTCCTGTAGATGCTGATACTGGGAAATTCCAGCAAGGTTGCAATCGTGCTAGTTGCATGCaaatttcctctgtttctttccttggaATATCAGTTTTTAAAGATACCCCCATCCCCAGAAGATTcaactcttttcttcttgtttggtACTTTTGACTAATTTTACtaacttttgctattttttactTATTCCATTAATACTGTGGAGGAACAGGCAGAAGCTTGAATTCATTTGCCATCTTTCtccagaatacacacacacacacacacacacacacacacacacacacttacccaCCCCTAGAAGGCATACATTAATATATCAACTAATATGCTAATATATATCAACAAATTTATTTGTCATAAATAATGAAGCGAAATACATCTTAAAGATAAGTTCCTATAATTATCCAATAAATGTCAATGCTAGAAGTGCTCTTACTTAATGGATATATTAAGTCACTCATCTCAAGGTTATTAGTTAGTGGACAGTACACCTAGAACTTAGCACAGTCTTTTGATATCTTTTAACTTGACATCATGTCCAAAACACTTGTAGAATGTCTATGTATATATGTCAATAAAAGATGTTTATGGCTCTATCATGTATTAATCTGACCAAATTGCCATGTTTCCCCTTCTTTCGTATTGCAGCTGTAATGATAAGATATATGAAGGAGGTCCGAGGCAGAAATCAAACAGAAGTGACAGAATTTATCCTCTTAGGACTCTCGGACAATTCAGATCTACAAATTGTCCTCTTTGTATTGTTTCTGTTAATCTATATGGCGACCATGGTGGGTAATTTGGGGATGATTGTGTTAATTAAGATTGATCCCTGTCTCCACATCCCCATGTACTTTTTTCTCAGCAGCCTGTCTTTTGTTGATGCCTCTTACTCTTCTTCCGTCACTCCTAAGATGCTGGTGAACCTTTTGGCGGAGAATAAAGCCATTTCTTTTAATGGATGCGCTGCCCAGTTCTACTTCTTCGGCTCCTTCTTGGGGACTGAATGCTTTCTGTTGGCCATGATGGCATATGATCGCTATGCAGCCATTTGGACCCCTCTGCTGTATTCGGTTCTCATGTCTGGGAAAATTTGTGTTTTGCTAGTAGCTACCTCTTTCCTAGCAGGCTTTGGGAATGCAGCCATACACACAGGAATGACTTTCAGATTGTCCTTTTGTGGCTCTAACAGGATCAACCATTTCTACTGTgacaccccacccctgctcaaaCTCTCTTGCTCTGCCACTCGCATCAATGGCATTGTGATCATGGCTTTCTCCAGTTTTAATGTCATCAGTTGTGTTATGATTGTTCTCATTTCCTACCTGTGTATCCTCATTGCCATTTTGAGGATGCCTTCTTTAGAAAGCAGGCACAAAGCCTTCTCCACCTGTGCCTCCCACCTCATGGCTGTCACCATATTCTTTGGGACGATTCTCTTCATGTATTTGCGCCCTACATCTAGCTATTCAATGGAACAGGACAAGATTGTATCAGTCTTTTATACAGTGGTGATCCCTATGCTAAACCCCCTCATCTACAGTTTGAAAAATAAGGATGTGAAAGATGCCTTAAAGAAGATCTTACAGAAACACATACTGTAAAGCCACGTTACATATCATCCTGTTATGCAgaagaaaatatgctttcatattaattttattgtctGGTTGcttaagctgtgtgtgtgtgtgtgtgtgtgtgtgtgtgtgtatgtgtgtgtgtgcgtgtatgtgttaAAGTAGATTGCTTAAAATGGTGTATACTTCTGAATCTTCTGGTGTCTTAAATGTGTATCCATGGGCCCACCTGATGAATAAACATAATGGGGAGGTCGGTGGTTGGTAAAGTATcaaaattcttggttttggctgaccTGGTTTAAGTTCTAATTTCAATATTTAGcttttcttgagaaaaaaaaaatatagtcttCGGGATCTGAGCAAACAGGTTCTGAGATGGATACCTGTATGCATGCAGGAAATGTAGTGGAGAATGTTCCCAGGAATCCTACCTAGACAGCTAGAAGGGAATGAGGGAAGCAGGGCTGAGTTGATAGATATTGAACAGTGATGAAGTTGCAGTTGAGTAGTCATCCCATTCCACATCCTATCCCATTCCAAGAGGATCCTCCAGAGATACCCCCAATTGTGGGAAAAAATATAAGGTGTTTGTACCTTCAAAATGACCAGTTTTGGAAGTGGCTCACTCCCTTGGGCATGGTAATTTCTTTCAGCAGAAGCAATTCCCAGAATGGAATTCAACTGTGAAGTGTCAGTGGCCGCTCGGaagctgagaaaataaatgtttcaatcCTGAAAGGCAAATCTGGATGGTGTGCCACAGCATCCCTCATAAATAATAACACTACTCTACTCACCTGGAGGTCAAGAATGccaaaaagatacaaaaaggaGTCTTATCAGGGgttataatatattatgtgtgttCTACTGATTTTGTAAATTAACTGGAATATTATGAGGGTAGTGATCAATGTACTTTAACTTTTAATCTTTCATGTACTTTTCAGAGTGTCACAtaattttcaataaacatttactgaaaataaattatctatCTATTGCTCGCTGTAGTGGGATGGAGGTTGTCAATGTGGGAGGAATGGGGAAACCATGTTCTTCATTGAGATAGCATGTCAAAGGAGGCCTGATGATGTGGAATCAGGTAAATGTCTACTCCCTATTTCTTTCCATCCCTCTATCCACTGCAGACCTTGAGGAAGAACACCAGTGCTTCTCATGCTTCACGTAAGAACACCTCTTTCCCCCACCAAATTGGTTAAAGACCAAAAAAGATGTGTGAAGTCATATTGTCCGCTCTGAATGTTTCCATCACCTTATAACTTCCACctttaactgtttttttaaatatttttcttaaatattatttatttgagagagataaaagTGGTGGGAGAGCAGAGAAGAAGtgtgagagggaggagcaaatgctctactgagcagaaagccagacctggggctcaatcccaggaccctgcgatcatgacctgagtcagaggcagatgcttaactaactgaaccatgcaggcacCGCTCCACTTTCAACTGTTAATCAAGTTTTCCCTCAAAGGCATTCAAAATTGTATCATGCTTGATATCTTTCTTCATGTTCCCTTTTACTCTAAAGGGTATAGTATATAGTATCTGTTTTTTCGCTGCTTCTTATTCACAAACCTAAGAAAAGTGGCACTTGATCAATATTCATCATAACTCATTACCCAACTGAAATTCTGTGGTCCATCAAATAATGACTCATTCTAAATCACCTGCAATTCCATGGTTCTACTTTTTCTCATTCTGCTCATCTGATTAAATTCCAACTTAGGGaaacttaattgtttttttttgttctgtccTACGCTGAAGCTGCTTAGTACAATTAGAGAAAAGCTCTCAGCATGCCACTGGCTATTGCTGATCTTGTGTCACACTTCTtcctccaaaataaaaacaattaaataagatTATCCCCATCTTACCATCTATAATCTTCATACACATACTTTTGTTCCCATTTATCATATGGACAATGTGTCCCTTGCTTCTTTCACACCTCTGGAGCTCTCCACGAATTTTAGTTCTGAAATCATATCTCTACTCTCTCCAAGCACCAGCTTCTCAAACTCTACTGTagtattctcatctgtaaataaaCATCATCTAATATCACCCTTCTTAATAATTTCTTTGGCTGAAAGTCCCGTCCAGCCATTGACCTATTTTTCTGCTCTATTTCCAATGAATCTTTCAAAAGAGCTACCCCTCATCTTTATCCTTATTTCCTCAAACCCCATTACATGTTCCAGTAGTATTTCTCTGCCACTTCTCCAATCTTGTCATGGACACATGAGAGTTTAACATTATTGCCTCTAAAGACTGCTCTTCTATCATACTTGTACTTGGTATCTCAAGAGGATTTCCCATCATTAATTTCTTCAACTATCCcccaaaacacacattttaagatttctatgTCACTTCAGtcttctgattttccttctttttctgctgcCACTTTTCCCCAGGTGACTGTGAtagcttttcctcctcctcctcaggctATTTTCCAAATCTTGGAGCCAAAGGTTTAATCCTATATTCTTAGTTCATGGTACTTAGTTCATGGTACTTTGGTTCTCCATCTGTACCCACTTCTTAGGTGATCTGAGAGCTCTGCAATGATTCCAAAATCCACATGTCTAACCCTGACTTCTTCCTTGGGTTCCGGATTCATACATTGAATTGACAACCTAGTTTATAGGGACTCTGGACACTTGAAAGGATTATAAAATTAGCTTCCTCCACTTAGTTATCATACTCAAACATCTATTGAATGATCGTACCTTTTGTACTATGAGGGTGGTCTGTATCTTAGCATCACCCCTGTGTGTTATTGACCTTAAAATATCCCTTTTCACATTGTGTTATAAATTGTATCTTTTGCCATATACCCCAGTTtgtgtttaaaataagacaatagaCACCCTTTATATCTTTACCCATCACCCATTCAGAGATTATTCATAAATATACAAAACCCTGCATACATTTAATGTCTGTAATTGTTGCATTTGGACATACACATACTTCAATAAAACTGGTGAACTACTAATGGAAAAACCAGCATATAACCTGTACTGGAGATTTAGCAggtaaaaaatcaaaatttctgaTCTCCCGAAACTTCTTCCCATCTCCTTATATTTGAGTGAAGACTTGACTGTCTATACCAAATATGCTTGTGTGTGTATAGAGCtgttagatgtgtgtgtgtgtgtgtgtgtgtgtgtgtgtgtgtgtgtgtttggcgtGGGTAGAGTTGTGTTTTGAAGAATGGTAAAGCAGGCAACAGAATAGGGAATGGTAGCATCAGACACAGGCTTTCTGTGGAAATGACGGTTGAGAAGGACTGACTAAAGATAGTATCCTCTGACTGTCTGTGGAAGTGCATTCCAGGTATAGTTATAGTAAATataaaggccctgaggcaagatCTTCCCTGGTTTGTTAAAAGAATAGTAAGAAGGCAACAAACATGTGGGTTAAcatgaacaaatttaaaaaggaaaggaattgcAATCAAGGTGTTTGGGAAGGAGTGACTGATCAAATAAGTGTGGTAGTTCATGAATAGGCTTTGGACTTTACCTTTCCCTATCATCCTGCAATAGCCATCCAACCCCAACTCCAGAATGCAAGCTGCATGAAGTAATAAACGAGATCTATGCTTTGGCTACTTGACCAGTACCAAGGATAGTTGTATGCTCCATAACACAAGACTAGTAAATCATTTGTTGAACTAATCAGTTAATGCACTGAGAGCCATATTCTAGTAGAAATGAATAAGAATCACATATTAATGGAATTCTGAAGTTTGGGAGCAGGATCTCATCAATCTCATACATTTAATTCAATGTTATGCTCAATGGAATCTCAAGACCATGAAATTGTTTTTGTACTTCCCTAAATGCCTGTTACTCTCCAGGGTGTAAGTGGTTCACTGGGGAGAAAATAGTTCAATTACCTCAGTGGAAAATAAATGCACGTTTTAATTTTGGAATAACACATTTCAAACTTTAGATTTTTAGTGTTTTGCAGAGACAAAATTTCAAGAGGATCATCACAGACTTAATAAGGCTGACTGTTTCAGATTCAGAAGCAGCATTTGCTACtctttgttgaattaattaacCATGTCTTAATTCTGTCATACTTAGATCTCTTCTACCACTTCCATTTTTGTTGCATTATAAGACAGAAATCTTGTGTTCTtccaaaaagcaataaaataaaactaaactaatAACCACTACAGGTGAATATTAAGAACAAAGGTAAGAAGATTTAATTGATCTCGAAGTGTTCATATATAGAAAGTTTCCAAGAGGACTAAAAACATATAAAGTAATTAAAGATCTCCATTAGGATATGTCTGAAACACTAAATTTAAGGTTCCTAACTAAactggattttttctttatatgacaGGGATTTAGGATCactaataaaaaatgagaattttgtaGAATATTCAGCatatacagacatacatacatgaatgtatatatacatgtatatctatgtgtgtatatatgtgtgtgtatatatatatacacacacacatacatatacatatacacatacacgtaTGTGTCTGTGTGCAAAACAGGGGAATTTACTGAACTTTTTGTAGCAAGAATGCCATATATAATACaagtatgtttgtatatatatgcataaagtTGAGctctacaaaattttaaaattggttaTTTTACAGGGTAAGTTTTTAGCTAATTTTGAATATAGATCCACTAAAAATCTATCGCAGTAATCTAGGTGAAAGATAATGTTGGCTTGATTTTTAGTAGGAATGGAGGTGGTAGGACGTGGTTGATACagatattttgaaggtagagccaacaTAATTATCTGATAGACTGGTTATATAGTGtgtaagaaagagaagagatcaaattcttcaatatttatctatttatttaatttcatctgGGCAAATGAAAGTATAGAGTTGTAATTAACTTGAGATAAGGAATGCTGTGTTTGGTGCAAATTAGGGTCGTGCATGAGGAATTCAGCTTTGAGTCATGCTGAAATGTTGTTTGATATTAATATGAAGATGTGAGTAAGTGGTTGAATTTTGAGTCTGGAATTTGTAAAAACGTTCAGGGCGGGAGATATAAATTTAGGAGTTTTAGGTATATAGAAGgtaattaaatttacaaaatcaAATAATCACCAAGGTAGAGtgtaaagaggaaaaggagaaagattaaGGACTGAGCTACTCTAACCTTAAcagtcagagagaagaggaggagtaAGCAGAGACTGAGAAGGAGGGACCCACATAGTAGGAGGAAAACTCAGAGTCTGGTTTCTgggaagataagaaaagaaaatctttcaaggAATAGTTAAGAAATCAACTCTGTCAAATGTTATTGATAGATCAAAAAGATGAGGAATGAGAACTGACCACAGGATTTGGCAATGTAAAGATTCCTGATGCCTTAGACAAGAGACATTTTGTGGAATGACAGGTTGCAAACCTGATCAGAGTGGCCTTGAGAGAAAACAGGT of Mustela nigripes isolate SB6536 chromosome 1, MUSNIG.SB6536, whole genome shotgun sequence contains these proteins:
- the LOC132009838 gene encoding olfactory receptor 5AP2, which translates into the protein MIRYMKEVRGRNQTEVTEFILLGLSDNSDLQIVLFVLFLLIYMATMVGNLGMIVLIKIDPCLHIPMYFFLSSLSFVDASYSSSVTPKMLVNLLAENKAISFNGCAAQFYFFGSFLGTECFLLAMMAYDRYAAIWTPLLYSVLMSGKICVLLVATSFLAGFGNAAIHTGMTFRLSFCGSNRINHFYCDTPPLLKLSCSATRINGIVIMAFSSFNVISCVMIVLISYLCILIAILRMPSLESRHKAFSTCASHLMAVTIFFGTILFMYLRPTSSYSMEQDKIVSVFYTVVIPMLNPLIYSLKNKDVKDALKKILQKHIL